Proteins from a single region of Thermococcus sp. EP1:
- a CDS encoding class I SAM-dependent methyltransferase family protein produces the protein MPAIKVKKSDAERIKKLLKKLGIYDGKRRPKRSNEHIFLPVLNPQKVRELGFEIVDIELPMRPQRQIYQSLESVLKNKFTEEELKFVRRYDVIGDIAITQIPPEIEHKQKEIVEGLLTVHPFLKVIARKGFHTGAFRIREYSIIWGENRLTTIHKENGVKIKVDLSKVFFNPRMKGERYRLAQLANDGEKILLLFAGVLPYALVLARYKNVSITAVELNKEAVALGIENIELNKSRLKGKIEIIQGDVFDVVPKLGNFDRVISPTPRGVDALNLALKKAEKWVHYYEFVHENELEEFKQRILRECRKLGKECEVKIKKVSDFKPHVYKVCADIKILNQSIPKK, from the coding sequence ATGCCGGCGATAAAAGTAAAGAAAAGCGACGCTGAGAGGATTAAGAAACTTCTTAAAAAACTTGGCATATATGATGGCAAGCGAAGACCAAAAAGATCTAACGAGCACATTTTTCTTCCAGTACTAAACCCACAAAAAGTGAGAGAATTGGGATTTGAAATAGTTGATATTGAGCTTCCAATGAGACCCCAAAGACAGATATATCAAAGTCTTGAAAGCGTTTTAAAGAACAAGTTTACAGAAGAAGAGCTAAAATTCGTACGGCGGTATGATGTGATTGGTGATATAGCAATCACCCAGATACCTCCAGAGATCGAGCATAAGCAAAAAGAGATCGTAGAAGGTCTTCTAACAGTTCACCCATTTCTCAAAGTTATAGCAAGAAAAGGTTTTCATACTGGAGCTTTTAGAATACGAGAGTACTCAATAATCTGGGGAGAAAACCGCTTAACAACAATCCATAAGGAAAACGGGGTAAAGATTAAAGTGGATTTAAGTAAAGTTTTCTTTAACCCAAGAATGAAAGGGGAACGGTATAGATTGGCTCAGCTTGCCAATGACGGGGAAAAAATTCTCTTGCTTTTTGCTGGAGTACTCCCGTATGCTCTTGTTCTCGCCAGATATAAGAATGTCAGCATCACCGCAGTAGAGCTCAATAAAGAGGCTGTAGCTCTAGGCATTGAAAACATTGAGTTAAATAAATCCCGACTCAAAGGAAAGATAGAGATTATCCAAGGAGATGTCTTTGATGTTGTTCCAAAGCTGGGAAATTTCGATAGAGTTATAAGTCCAACCCCTAGGGGAGTAGATGCCCTAAACTTAGCTTTAAAAAAGGCCGAAAAATGGGTTCACTACTATGAGTTTGTTCATGAAAATGAGCTTGAAGAGTTTAAACAGAGAATTCTTAGAGAATGTAGAAAGCTTGGAAAGGAGTGCGAAGTTAAAATAAAGAAGGTATCTGATTTTAAGCCTCATGTGTATAAGGTGTGTGCTGATATTAAGATTCTTAACCAAAGCATCCCAAAGAAGTGA
- a CDS encoding replication factor C large subunit yields MLPWTEKYRPKRLVDIVNQDKALEKIKPWIEQWLHGVPKKKALILAGPPGSGKTTTVYALANEYKFEVIELNASDDRTFGKIERYLNAAYTMDVFGRRRKLIFLDEADNIEPSGAREIAKLITKARNPIIMSANRYWEVPIEIRNKAEIVEYKRLTQRDILKALFRIIKAEGIFVPKEVLQMIAKRARGDLRAAINDLQTVISGGIEDAELILAYRDVEKSIFEALGTIFATDNAKRAKMALMNLDNTPDEVLLWLDENIPYVYYKPEDIARAYDALSRADIYLGRAKRSGSYGLWKYAMDMMTAGVAVAGVKKKGFMRFYPPKTLRILRDTKEERSIRDSIIKKIMKGMHMSKLEAIETMQIFKAIFANNPDVAAHIAVFLELGDKELEFLTEDKEKAAKIKGKTLSIHRKLKEVKTELEARVEEVIRKEKEEKAEEMDKESEKEEAVEAEDKKEEIKPKEEKEAKEKKKDKQATLFEFLKK; encoded by the coding sequence ATGCTCCCGTGGACTGAGAAATATAGACCAAAGAGACTTGTGGATATTGTAAACCAAGATAAGGCCTTAGAAAAGATCAAGCCATGGATTGAGCAATGGCTTCATGGAGTTCCTAAAAAGAAGGCTCTTATCTTGGCGGGCCCTCCAGGTAGTGGAAAAACTACTACAGTGTATGCCTTGGCAAATGAATACAAATTTGAGGTTATTGAACTTAATGCTAGCGATGACAGAACATTTGGGAAGATAGAGCGTTATTTAAACGCTGCTTATACAATGGATGTTTTTGGGAGGAGAAGGAAGCTTATCTTCTTAGATGAAGCGGATAACATAGAACCCAGTGGGGCTAGAGAAATAGCCAAACTCATAACCAAGGCTCGCAATCCAATAATAATGTCTGCTAATAGATACTGGGAGGTCCCGATAGAAATAAGAAATAAGGCTGAAATCGTTGAGTACAAGAGATTGACCCAGAGAGATATATTAAAGGCGCTATTTAGGATAATTAAGGCAGAGGGGATCTTTGTTCCTAAAGAAGTTCTCCAGATGATTGCCAAGAGAGCTAGAGGGGACTTAAGAGCTGCTATAAACGACCTTCAAACTGTTATAAGCGGTGGGATCGAAGATGCTGAGCTAATTTTAGCATACAGAGATGTTGAAAAGTCCATCTTTGAGGCATTAGGGACTATATTTGCAACTGACAACGCTAAAAGGGCTAAAATGGCTCTAATGAATCTTGATAACACTCCAGATGAGGTTCTTCTTTGGCTAGACGAGAATATTCCCTACGTATATTACAAACCAGAAGATATAGCGAGGGCCTACGATGCCCTTAGTAGGGCAGACATTTACCTAGGACGAGCTAAAAGATCAGGAAGTTACGGGTTGTGGAAGTACGCTATGGATATGATGACTGCAGGGGTTGCAGTTGCAGGAGTAAAGAAAAAAGGATTCATGAGATTTTATCCTCCAAAAACCTTGAGGATTCTTCGTGATACAAAAGAAGAACGTTCTATTAGGGATTCAATAATAAAGAAAATAATGAAAGGAATGCATATGAGCAAACTTGAGGCCATTGAGACAATGCAAATATTTAAAGCAATATTCGCCAATAATCCGGATGTTGCTGCTCATATAGCTGTTTTCTTGGAATTAGGTGATAAAGAATTAGAGTTTCTAACCGAAGATAAAGAGAAAGCAGCGAAAATTAAAGGAAAAACCCTTTCAATACACAGAAAGCTCAAAGAAGTAAAGACAGAGTTGGAAGCAAGAGTGGAAGAAGTAATAAGGAAAGAAAAAGAAGAGAAAGCTGAAGAGATGGATAAAGAGAGTGAAAAAGAGGAGGCCGTAGAAGCAGAAGATAAAAAGGAAGAAATAAAGCCAAAAGAGGAAAAAGAAGCAAAAGAGAAAAAGAAGGATAAACAAGCAACTTTATTTGAGTTTTTGAAAAAATAA
- a CDS encoding replication factor C small subunit, whose protein sequence is MVEAVKEVKEVKILEKPWVEKYRPERLDDIVGQDHIVRRLKHYVKTGSMPHLLLAGPPGTGKTTSSLCLARELFGEAWRHNFLELNASDERGINVIREKVKEFARTKPIGGVSFKIIFLDEADALTQDAQQALRRTMEMFSSNVRFILSCNYSSKIIEPIQSRCAIFRFRPLRDEDVAKRLKYIAENEELELTEEGLQAILYVAEGDLRRAINVLQAAAALDVKITDENVFLVASRARPEDVREMMLFALEGNFLKARDKLREILLKQGLSGEDVLIQMHKEVFNLPISEPKKVALADKIGEYNFRLVEGSNEMIQLEALLAQFTLLGKD, encoded by the coding sequence ATGGTTGAGGCGGTAAAAGAGGTTAAAGAAGTCAAAATTCTTGAAAAACCTTGGGTTGAGAAGTACAGGCCCGAGAGACTTGATGACATTGTTGGTCAGGATCATATAGTGAGGAGATTGAAGCATTATGTTAAGACTGGTTCGATGCCCCACCTTCTCCTAGCTGGACCACCAGGCACAGGAAAAACGACTTCTTCACTGTGTTTGGCAAGAGAGCTTTTTGGAGAGGCATGGAGGCATAATTTCCTAGAGTTGAATGCGAGTGATGAAAGAGGTATAAACGTCATAAGGGAAAAAGTAAAGGAGTTTGCAAGAACAAAGCCTATTGGAGGAGTAAGTTTCAAGATAATATTCCTCGATGAGGCCGATGCTTTAACTCAAGACGCTCAACAAGCCTTGAGAAGAACAATGGAGATGTTCTCAAGCAATGTTCGCTTTATCTTGAGCTGCAACTATTCCTCTAAGATCATTGAGCCCATTCAGAGTAGATGTGCTATTTTCCGCTTCAGGCCACTTAGAGATGAAGATGTAGCCAAGAGACTCAAATACATAGCAGAAAATGAAGAATTAGAGCTCACTGAAGAAGGTCTTCAAGCCATACTTTATGTAGCTGAAGGAGACTTGAGAAGGGCTATAAACGTACTTCAAGCAGCTGCAGCTTTGGACGTAAAGATTACTGATGAAAACGTTTTCTTAGTGGCAAGTAGAGCTCGTCCAGAGGATGTTAGGGAAATGATGCTTTTCGCTTTGGAAGGAAATTTCCTTAAGGCTAGGGACAAGCTAAGAGAAATTCTTCTTAAACAAGGATTAAGCGGAGAGGATGTTCTTATACAGATGCACAAAGAGGTGTTTAACCTTCCAATAAGTGAACCAAAGAAAGTGGCCCTCGCAGATAAGATTGGTGAATACAACTTTAGACTCGTTGAAGGTTCCAATGAAATGATCCAACTTGAAGCGTTGCTCGCTCAATTTACGCTGCTTGGCAAGGATTAG
- a CDS encoding glycine C-acetyltransferase: MAKLDWITEELNELKEKGLYVKIRVLQSSQGPWVVVDGKKVLNMCSNNYLGLAAHPKIKEAAIRAILDYGIGAGAVRTIAGTMELHVELEEKLAKFKKREAAILFQSGYNANLGAISALIKKGEDGVFVSEELNHASIIDGMRLSGAPKVIYKHLDMEDLKKKLEEVKDKKKKLIVTDGVFSMDGDLAPLPEIVELAEQYDAMVYVDDAHGEGVLGEHGRGIVDHFNLHDRVDFEMGTLSKAFGVIGGYVAGPEEAIDYLRQRGRPFLFSSAVNPPDVAAAIAAVEILQHSDELVKKLWDNTSFLQKGLRDIGYNLGNTKHPITPVMLYDEKLAQEFSRRLYEEYNIFAQAIVYPTVPLGTARIRLEPSAAHSKEDLQYVIDAFEDLGKKTGFLK, encoded by the coding sequence ATGGCGAAGCTTGATTGGATTACTGAGGAGCTTAATGAACTTAAAGAGAAAGGCCTCTATGTTAAGATTAGAGTCCTTCAAAGTTCTCAAGGCCCCTGGGTTGTTGTGGATGGGAAGAAAGTTCTTAACATGTGTTCCAACAACTACCTTGGCCTTGCTGCACATCCAAAAATCAAAGAAGCCGCAATAAGAGCAATTCTCGACTATGGTATAGGTGCGGGAGCTGTTAGAACTATAGCTGGTACAATGGAACTCCACGTAGAGCTCGAGGAGAAACTGGCAAAATTCAAAAAGAGGGAGGCTGCAATTCTCTTCCAGAGTGGTTATAATGCAAACCTTGGAGCCATTAGTGCCCTCATAAAGAAAGGTGAAGATGGGGTTTTTGTAAGTGAAGAACTCAACCACGCGAGCATCATAGATGGTATGAGATTAAGCGGTGCTCCCAAAGTTATCTACAAGCACCTTGATATGGAAGACCTCAAAAAGAAGCTTGAAGAGGTTAAAGACAAGAAGAAAAAGCTCATAGTCACGGATGGAGTTTTCTCAATGGATGGTGACTTAGCTCCACTACCGGAAATAGTAGAGTTAGCAGAGCAATATGATGCCATGGTTTATGTGGATGACGCCCATGGTGAGGGTGTTCTAGGAGAACACGGAAGAGGTATAGTGGATCACTTCAATCTCCACGATAGAGTCGACTTCGAGATGGGAACTCTAAGCAAAGCTTTTGGTGTCATCGGGGGTTACGTTGCCGGCCCAGAGGAAGCAATAGATTACCTAAGACAAAGAGGAAGACCCTTCCTATTCTCCAGTGCAGTAAATCCACCAGATGTCGCTGCAGCTATTGCTGCTGTTGAGATCCTCCAACACAGTGATGAGCTTGTCAAAAAGCTTTGGGACAACACATCCTTCCTCCAAAAGGGTCTCCGTGATATTGGGTACAATCTTGGTAATACCAAACACCCAATTACCCCAGTAATGCTTTATGATGAAAAACTTGCCCAAGAGTTCAGTAGAAGATTATACGAGGAGTACAATATTTTTGCACAGGCTATCGTATATCCAACCGTTCCATTAGGAACCGCGAGAATAAGACTCGAACCCTCAGCAGCCCACAGCAAAGAAGACCTACAATATGTAATTGATGCGTTTGAAGACCTTGGAAAGAAAACTGGGTTCCTTAAGTGA
- the endA gene encoding tRNA-intron lyase — translation MSEFKFYISGERVFSTMESAINKLYNKRHYGEVISGKLFLSFIEAAYLLEKEWIRVFEGEKELGLEELFEKGRKKDEQFDLKFLVYKDLRDRGYTVKTALKYGSHFRVYRKGMEEHADWLIWVVSESQKMYPNDLIARVRVAHGVRKKMVLAVVDEDNDVVYYQVERVKF, via the coding sequence TTGAGCGAGTTCAAATTTTATATCAGCGGGGAGAGGGTTTTCAGCACCATGGAAAGTGCGATAAACAAACTCTATAACAAGAGACATTACGGAGAGGTTATTAGTGGAAAGTTATTTCTCTCATTTATTGAAGCTGCCTATCTCCTTGAAAAAGAGTGGATTAGGGTTTTTGAAGGTGAAAAGGAACTAGGTCTTGAAGAACTTTTTGAAAAAGGTAGAAAGAAAGATGAGCAGTTTGACTTAAAATTCTTGGTATACAAGGATCTTAGAGACAGGGGATACACCGTCAAGACTGCTCTTAAATATGGCTCTCATTTTAGAGTATATAGGAAGGGTATGGAAGAGCATGCTGACTGGCTTATCTGGGTTGTAAGTGAGAGTCAAAAAATGTATCCAAATGACTTGATTGCAAGGGTTAGGGTGGCCCATGGAGTGAGGAAAAAGATGGTTCTTGCAGTTGTTGATGAGGATAATGATGTTGTTTATTATCAAGTTGAAAGAGTAAAGTTTTGA
- the rimI gene encoding ribosomal protein S18-alanine N-acetyltransferase: MSVSSRDFLPRRIPLSLITIRPATLFDLNEIMRIERQSFREQYPRGLFLMFLEANRETFLVAEYNGQVIGYVMGYLKPDMEGHIMSIAVDPLYRGNGIGRALMEAVIDRLIKRGARYIGLEVRVSNQGAIKLYERLGFKKMKIIRRYYSDGEDAYYMMLTPESWGGKS, translated from the coding sequence ATGAGTGTCTCTTCCCGAGATTTCCTTCCCCGGAGAATACCTCTAAGTCTCATTACAATTCGACCGGCCACCCTTTTTGACTTAAACGAGATCATGCGTATTGAAAGGCAATCGTTTAGAGAACAATACCCTAGAGGGTTATTTCTAATGTTCCTTGAAGCAAATCGAGAAACTTTCCTAGTTGCTGAGTATAATGGTCAAGTCATTGGTTATGTTATGGGTTATTTGAAGCCGGATATGGAAGGACATATAATGAGCATCGCAGTTGATCCTCTTTACAGGGGAAATGGGATAGGCAGAGCATTAATGGAAGCAGTTATAGATAGGTTAATAAAGCGGGGTGCTCGGTATATAGGGTTGGAAGTTAGGGTTAGCAATCAGGGAGCGATAAAACTCTATGAACGACTAGGGTTTAAGAAGATGAAAATTATCCGGAGGTATTACTCTGATGGAGAAGATGCATACTATATGATGTTAACTCCAGAGAGTTGGGGGGGCAAGAGTTGA
- a CDS encoding DNA double-strand break repair nuclease NurA — MARISQSHLNDVKRYLDSQLERIEGLKRLVVEAGYTWEDFPPERKANVFAIDGSRMVKRLSGAIIYAVSSVAVGEDILQWHEIGLVSPYKHVDERIRLHMEMLENRMGALTFELKNADLILMDGTLSGSIARPPAYLESATRHFYEEDKIGTVNLVKGFLELLDSEWDKWKRVLDKEGVINYSTVMARREEVFELLKPYVVEEELVEKIESDPNYREDFIIFLEYLEYLHSIDKLLQGKVAFVAKTFYTDDIIKQVTEGKKESKYALMPDVPIIDSISKKRGYMRFRYRETRKWSLPEVIKKAAGDKYLQRVMLLFPEEGNPVQSIQPAYVRFIDNGVIYLLEAIELDDELLSAILSVSEDEYIIPLEYAHHTVVIKKQEFDTYVDAILNALIGEDQRYLAFLRYGREPLE; from the coding sequence TTGGCGCGTATTAGTCAAAGTCATCTTAATGATGTGAAGAGATATTTAGACTCTCAGCTGGAGAGGATTGAGGGATTGAAGAGGTTAGTTGTAGAAGCAGGATATACGTGGGAAGATTTTCCTCCTGAGAGAAAAGCAAACGTTTTTGCCATTGATGGGAGCAGAATGGTGAAAAGATTGAGTGGGGCTATAATCTATGCGGTTTCATCTGTTGCTGTGGGAGAGGACATTCTTCAATGGCATGAAATCGGTTTGGTATCTCCATATAAACACGTTGATGAAAGAATAAGGCTTCATATGGAGATGCTTGAGAACAGGATGGGCGCTTTAACATTTGAGTTGAAAAATGCAGATCTTATCTTAATGGATGGTACGCTAAGTGGTTCTATAGCACGTCCCCCTGCTTATTTAGAAAGTGCCACGAGGCATTTCTATGAGGAAGATAAAATTGGCACTGTGAATCTGGTTAAAGGTTTTTTAGAACTTCTTGACTCGGAGTGGGATAAATGGAAAAGGGTTCTTGACAAGGAAGGTGTTATTAACTACTCTACAGTGATGGCCAGAAGAGAAGAAGTTTTTGAATTGTTAAAGCCTTATGTTGTCGAGGAAGAACTTGTTGAAAAAATAGAAAGTGATCCAAATTACAGGGAAGACTTCATAATATTTCTTGAATACTTGGAGTACCTTCATTCAATAGATAAGCTCCTCCAGGGTAAAGTGGCATTTGTGGCAAAAACTTTCTACACTGATGATATAATAAAACAAGTTACAGAAGGTAAGAAGGAGAGCAAATATGCCTTAATGCCTGATGTCCCAATAATAGACTCAATCTCGAAAAAGAGAGGTTACATGCGGTTTAGATATAGGGAAACTCGAAAATGGTCTCTTCCAGAGGTTATCAAAAAAGCTGCAGGAGATAAGTATCTTCAAAGGGTCATGCTCTTGTTCCCCGAGGAGGGAAACCCAGTCCAGAGTATTCAACCGGCTTATGTGAGGTTTATTGATAATGGCGTCATATATCTCCTAGAAGCAATTGAGCTTGATGATGAGCTATTATCCGCAATACTCTCTGTTTCTGAAGATGAGTACATTATACCTCTAGAGTATGCTCATCACACTGTTGTTATAAAGAAGCAAGAGTTTGATACTTATGTAGATGCCATACTTAATGCTTTAATAGGAGAAGATCAAAGATATCTAGCATTTTTGAGATATGGTAGAGAGCCATTGGAATGA
- the rad50 gene encoding DNA double-strand break repair ATPase Rad50 produces the protein MRIRSLKIKNFRAHESSYIEFNDGINLIIGQNGSGKSSILEAIFAALYLGHGSFPRGYKRVNTRIGKSGFELVLKFEHNGKWYEIVRKSNGESYLKENGVILHDRDSDIARWSEKYLYPLHVFRNALYIKQGEIENILIDENVREKVLRKVLGIEDFENSANNAQEVVRELRRKKDYLEKLIQTSGDLQGRIEEQEKKLKEILVRINELRKQEIEISEKLSGVSRRYEYLKKLRELLGQKEKEKLSTEGSLKQLETEIKNIKERISELEKELNELRDKEKRLIEIKWVEEEYGTLNAILSKRAELQKIEIGESRLEERIRGIQREISELNSKEREFQEAKKLEKEILERYRTLKGFAEEYEKVRQLLAEKEKYLKELEKAGYTKEKLTNELEEVEKAKEKLKELEDRLVSLKGELNGLNRIEWKLRDNLSKLEGAKECPLCKRPIQEHDKGEIEREYKLEFAKIEEKKKEISKQLKELQEEKEKLERIKNREKTLIKLYKTLEFLETVEKKLERYDIESLKTSAEEFEKVREKAIEIKKEIIRLKRETERLAKVKKELEIISKDLEKLKERKRAILQEIREKGFTSFEEVEKKIRELDPIYKEYIELRAVPKEIEIRKKKQNLLRGTLEKKEREFNILKENLEVIYGELEKLNREFSEEEFEAIRKEHLNLSNTHAALLKEIEGSEVLKEEVLKNLEELKIRLEEVKKAEKELELVGRMIADMKTLREKLLKLKAEAERKGLSEVERVASELFSEMTERKYQGIKIIREKKFGKERIRIVVLYQGQEKEIDFLSGGEKIALGLSFRLALSLYKVKNMELLILDEPTPFLDEERRKKLVEIITQHLRKIPQVIIVSHDEELKDAADYVIRVTLVGGRSNVEVESLGAY, from the coding sequence ATGAGGATAAGATCCCTTAAAATAAAGAATTTTAGAGCTCATGAGAGTTCTTACATTGAATTTAATGATGGGATTAACTTAATAATTGGTCAGAACGGTTCTGGTAAGAGCTCAATTCTTGAGGCAATCTTCGCTGCCCTTTATCTTGGCCATGGGAGTTTTCCTAGGGGATATAAAAGGGTAAACACGAGAATAGGGAAATCCGGGTTTGAACTAGTTCTAAAGTTTGAACATAATGGTAAATGGTATGAAATTGTAAGAAAGTCTAATGGTGAAAGCTATCTTAAAGAAAACGGAGTAATCCTGCATGACAGAGATAGTGACATTGCCAGATGGTCTGAGAAGTATCTTTATCCTCTTCACGTTTTTAGAAATGCCCTTTATATAAAGCAGGGTGAGATAGAGAACATTCTAATCGATGAGAATGTTAGGGAGAAGGTTCTTAGAAAAGTTTTAGGGATTGAAGATTTTGAAAATAGTGCTAATAATGCCCAAGAAGTTGTTAGGGAGCTGAGAAGGAAAAAAGACTATCTAGAAAAGTTAATTCAAACTTCTGGAGATCTTCAAGGAAGGATAGAAGAGCAAGAGAAAAAGCTTAAGGAGATACTTGTTAGAATAAATGAGCTTAGGAAGCAGGAGATTGAAATTTCAGAAAAGTTGTCTGGAGTTTCAAGGAGATATGAGTATCTCAAAAAACTCAGAGAATTATTAGGTCAAAAAGAAAAGGAAAAACTCTCAACTGAAGGCTCATTGAAACAACTTGAAACGGAGATAAAGAATATTAAAGAGAGAATTTCAGAGTTAGAGAAAGAACTTAATGAACTGAGAGATAAGGAAAAACGTCTAATAGAGATTAAATGGGTGGAAGAAGAATATGGAACGCTTAATGCTATTCTCTCAAAGAGAGCTGAACTCCAAAAAATTGAAATTGGAGAAAGCCGGTTAGAAGAACGAATTAGAGGAATACAAAGAGAGATAAGTGAGCTTAACTCAAAGGAAAGGGAATTTCAGGAAGCTAAAAAGCTCGAAAAAGAAATTTTAGAGAGATATAGAACATTGAAAGGATTTGCGGAAGAGTATGAAAAAGTTAGACAGTTGCTTGCTGAAAAGGAGAAATATTTGAAGGAGCTTGAAAAAGCAGGTTATACCAAAGAAAAGCTTACTAACGAGCTAGAGGAAGTTGAAAAGGCAAAAGAGAAGTTAAAGGAACTTGAAGATAGGCTCGTGAGCCTAAAAGGTGAGCTTAACGGATTGAACAGAATTGAGTGGAAACTAAGGGATAATTTATCAAAACTAGAGGGTGCAAAGGAATGTCCTCTTTGTAAGAGGCCTATACAAGAGCACGATAAAGGAGAAATTGAGAGAGAATATAAGCTGGAATTCGCCAAGATAGAAGAAAAGAAGAAAGAAATTAGTAAACAGCTTAAAGAACTCCAAGAGGAAAAAGAGAAACTCGAAAGGATTAAAAATAGAGAAAAGACTTTAATCAAGCTATATAAGACATTGGAGTTCTTGGAAACTGTTGAAAAGAAGCTTGAAAGGTATGATATTGAAAGCTTGAAAACAAGTGCTGAAGAATTCGAGAAAGTGAGGGAGAAGGCTATTGAGATAAAAAAAGAAATTATCCGATTGAAGAGGGAGACGGAGAGACTTGCTAAAGTAAAAAAGGAACTGGAGATTATATCAAAAGATTTAGAGAAACTTAAGGAGAGAAAAAGAGCGATTCTTCAAGAAATAAGAGAGAAAGGATTTACTTCTTTTGAAGAAGTAGAAAAGAAGATAAGAGAATTGGATCCCATATACAAAGAGTACATAGAGCTTAGGGCAGTTCCAAAGGAGATTGAAATTCGGAAAAAGAAGCAAAATCTCTTAAGAGGCACATTAGAGAAGAAAGAACGAGAATTTAATATCCTTAAAGAGAATCTTGAAGTTATTTATGGGGAGTTAGAGAAGCTAAATAGAGAATTCAGCGAGGAAGAATTTGAGGCTATCCGTAAAGAGCATCTAAATCTATCTAATACTCATGCTGCTTTGCTTAAAGAGATTGAAGGTAGTGAGGTTCTTAAAGAAGAGGTCCTCAAAAATCTAGAAGAGCTCAAAATAAGACTTGAGGAGGTTAAAAAGGCCGAGAAAGAACTTGAGCTTGTTGGTAGGATGATAGCAGACATGAAAACCTTGAGAGAAAAGTTGCTTAAACTAAAAGCAGAAGCAGAAAGGAAGGGTTTAAGTGAAGTGGAAAGAGTTGCAAGTGAACTTTTCTCTGAGATGACGGAAAGAAAGTATCAGGGGATAAAAATAATCAGGGAGAAAAAGTTTGGTAAAGAGAGAATTAGGATAGTCGTCCTTTATCAAGGACAAGAGAAAGAAATTGACTTTCTAAGTGGGGGCGAAAAAATAGCTCTTGGATTGTCTTTTAGGCTGGCGTTATCGCTTTACAAAGTGAAAAACATGGAGCTCTTAATTTTAGATGAACCCACTCCATTTTTGGATGAAGAAAGAAGGAAAAAGCTGGTAGAGATAATAACTCAGCATCTAAGAAAGATCCCACAAGTGATAATAGTCTCCCATGATGAGGAATTAAAGGACGCAGCAGATTATGTTATCAGAGTTACCCTTGTTGGTGGAAGAAGTAATGTAGAGGTGGAAAGTCTTGGCGCGTATTAG